A single Calidifontibacter indicus DNA region contains:
- a CDS encoding MFS transporter, with amino-acid sequence MEPQLLRLSDPAGRRLLATAATGSGLVFLDGTVANVALPRIGRELRADVAGLQWVVNGYTLALAALILVGGSLGDRLGRKRMFAWGTAGFAAASVLVALAPSIELLVAARILQGVAAALLTPGSLALLQASFHPDDRMKAIGAWTGMLGIATASGPVLGGWLVGIDWRIAFWINVPVAAIVLWLARTAPESRDAEAGGRIDLAGAIVAPIALGGITLALTDWPSRTATAAAVVGMVAAGAFVMVERRVEHPMTPPTLFTNREFTVINLVTLFVYAALAGSMFFLAVFLQISAGWSPLEAGAATVPVSVLMLFLASWFGGYATRNGARPPMVAGCLVLAAGLVLLALAPDRPNYLLHILPGVLLQGLGLSMLVAPLTGTVLAAAPASRSGVASGINNAVSRTAGLLAIAALPLMVGLTGEQYRVPHLVADAYRAATWWCAGWVLVGAVLTVVGLRRPRPRR; translated from the coding sequence GTGGAGCCACAACTGCTTCGGCTGTCCGACCCCGCCGGACGGCGCCTGCTCGCGACCGCGGCCACCGGCTCCGGCCTGGTGTTCCTCGACGGCACCGTCGCCAATGTGGCCCTGCCCCGCATCGGCCGCGAACTACGGGCCGACGTCGCGGGCCTGCAATGGGTGGTCAACGGCTACACGCTCGCGCTCGCTGCGCTCATCCTCGTCGGCGGATCGCTCGGCGACCGGCTCGGGCGTAAACGCATGTTCGCCTGGGGCACAGCAGGATTCGCCGCCGCATCGGTGCTCGTCGCGTTGGCTCCGTCGATCGAACTGCTGGTCGCCGCGCGCATCCTGCAGGGTGTGGCCGCCGCGCTGCTCACCCCGGGCAGCCTCGCGCTGCTGCAAGCTAGTTTCCACCCCGACGACCGGATGAAGGCGATCGGTGCGTGGACCGGCATGCTCGGCATCGCCACCGCGAGCGGCCCGGTGCTCGGCGGCTGGCTGGTGGGCATCGACTGGCGCATCGCGTTCTGGATCAACGTGCCGGTGGCGGCGATCGTGTTGTGGCTGGCGCGCACCGCGCCGGAGTCACGCGACGCCGAGGCCGGCGGACGCATCGACCTCGCGGGGGCGATCGTCGCGCCGATCGCGCTGGGCGGCATCACCTTGGCGCTCACCGACTGGCCGAGCCGCACCGCCACGGCGGCAGCGGTCGTCGGCATGGTTGCCGCCGGCGCGTTCGTGATGGTGGAGCGGCGGGTCGAGCATCCGATGACACCGCCGACGCTGTTCACCAACCGGGAGTTCACGGTGATCAACCTCGTCACCCTGTTCGTCTACGCCGCGCTCGCCGGCAGCATGTTCTTCCTCGCGGTGTTCCTGCAGATCTCGGCGGGCTGGAGTCCGCTGGAGGCCGGGGCGGCGACCGTGCCGGTGTCGGTGCTGATGCTGTTCCTGGCGTCGTGGTTCGGCGGCTACGCCACCCGCAACGGCGCACGCCCGCCGATGGTCGCCGGCTGCCTGGTGCTCGCCGCCGGACTGGTGCTCCTCGCGCTGGCTCCCGATCGTCCGAACTACCTGCTGCACATCCTGCCGGGGGTGTTGCTGCAGGGTCTTGGCCTCTCGATGCTGGTCGCCCCGCTCACCGGCACGGTGCTGGCAGCCGCGCCGGCGAGCCGGTCGGGGGTGGCGTCGGGCATCAACAACGCCGTCTCGCGCACCGCGGGTCTGCTCGCGATCGCGGCGCTGCCGCTGATGGTCGGCCTCACCGG
- a CDS encoding YigZ family protein, whose protein sequence is MSSYLTLASRHDLTAEIEVKRSRFLAVVRRVDDEDAARALVAELRKQHHDARHHCSSRTVAPGVVSYKSTA, encoded by the coding sequence GTGAGCAGCTATCTCACCCTCGCCTCCCGCCACGACCTCACTGCCGAGATCGAGGTGAAACGGTCACGCTTCCTCGCGGTGGTGCGCCGGGTCGACGACGAAGACGCCGCCCGCGCGCTCGTCGCCGAACTACGCAAGCAGCACCACGACGCCCGCCACCACTGCAGCTCGCGCACCGTCGCCCCCGGCGTGGTCTCGTACAAGTCGACGGCCTGA
- a CDS encoding YigZ family protein, which yields MLGPSPSIERSNDDGEPAGTAGSPMLDVLRGRELSDVVAVVVRWFGGTLLGAGGLVRAYGDAVAAAVDGARLVRRTELSLFDLAVSHADAGRVKAGLRAHGVSVRGVDYLDRAVIHLAGSLADLDPQVAEITSGAGRLVPAGTTWVDLAASAG from the coding sequence GTGCTCGGGCCCTCCCCGTCGATCGAACGCTCGAACGACGACGGCGAGCCCGCCGGCACGGCCGGTTCGCCGATGCTCGACGTGCTGCGCGGCCGCGAACTCAGTGATGTCGTCGCGGTCGTGGTGCGCTGGTTCGGCGGCACCCTGCTCGGGGCCGGTGGCCTGGTGCGGGCGTACGGCGACGCGGTGGCGGCCGCGGTCGACGGTGCCCGGTTGGTGCGTCGCACCGAGTTGTCGCTGTTCGATCTCGCGGTGTCGCACGCCGACGCGGGCCGGGTCAAGGCCGGCCTGCGCGCCCACGGGGTGTCCGTGCGCGGCGTCGACTACCTCGACCGCGCGGTGATCCACCTCGCCGGCTCGCTCGCCGACCTCGACCCGCAGGTCGCCGAAATCACCTCTGGCGCAGGCCGACTCGTGCCGGCCGGCACCACCTGGGTCGATCTCGCCGCGTCCGCCGGCTGA
- a CDS encoding VOC family protein, with protein sequence MAHGDITHIDIPVSDLTKGAEFYGNLFGWQIAEIPGYEGYPMWQAPNKISGGGLAPRDGEFTQPRSYVEVDSIDDTLAKVNASGGETVMEKSPISETSWWATFRDPDGNVVGLYEGTTDAG encoded by the coding sequence ATGGCACACGGCGACATCACGCACATCGACATCCCGGTCTCCGACCTCACCAAGGGCGCGGAGTTCTACGGCAACCTGTTCGGCTGGCAGATCGCGGAGATCCCCGGCTACGAGGGCTACCCGATGTGGCAGGCCCCCAACAAGATCAGCGGCGGCGGACTCGCACCGCGCGACGGCGAGTTCACCCAGCCGCGCTCGTACGTCGAGGTCGACTCGATCGACGACACCCTCGCGAAGGTGAACGCGTCGGGCGGCGAGACCGTCATGGAGAAGTCGCCGATCTCCGAGACGAGTTGGTGGGCGACCTTCCGCGACCCGGACGGCAACGTGGTCGGCCTCTACGAGGGCACCACCGACGCGGGCTGA